A stretch of DNA from Artemia franciscana chromosome 6, ASM3288406v1, whole genome shotgun sequence:
TTTGGGATTCATCGATTTTTATTGTTAAGCATACTAAAAGAGTGGatgttattttttcctattaGTTTGCTTCTTGTATGATTTGTTTGATCGAATAATGAATCTATGGGCAATAACGTGATAAATCTCTAGATTTAGACAAAAACCtagaaattccttaaaaatccAGGAGACTTTTAAAATCCTAAAATCCCTAAATGAGAAAGCCTTCCCCTAACAGACCTCAAAAATCCCTATTATAGGGGGGAAATCCCTAGAATGGAAACACTGGACACAATGCTATCAATGTCAAGAAAGACACCATATTGTGTTTCGATTCTTCAAACCTTGAAGTTAcctttgttttgaaatagatggcGCGGATGCATCCACTGTTAGAACCATCACATAGTGTTCTAATTtgcattaaaacgaaaaaactacaGATTATTTGGGATTCATCGATTTTTATTGTTAGGCATACTAAAAGACTGGATGTTAAAGTATCATTAACTATTTCATACCATCTCTTCTCTCtacaaaactaataaagaagtttttgtgTCTTGTTGATTTGTCATGGTTCTAatatggtgattttttttttttttttttagcccatTTTGATGGCAGTTTTTAATGCAGCTGAGGCGGCAAGGCTGCTTGACTTCTCCCAACCGCTTGATATTAGTCTTCTTGACAATGTCATCAATGTCATGTACACCTCAACTGGCGAACCCCAAAAGCTGGCATCGGAGCTTTTGACAACACTGCGAGAGCATACCGAAGCCTGGACACGAGTAGACACTATTCTTCAGTATTCCAGCAATCAGCAAACAAAGTATTATGCTTTGCAAATTTTAGAACAAACTATTAAAATTCGTTGGAAGATCTTGCCTCGAAACCAGTGTGAAGGAATAAAGAAATTTATCGTCAGCCTTATTATCAAGACATCTTCTGATCCTGAAACTCTGGAAAGAGAGAGAGTGTATCTTAGCAAATTGAACATGATACTTGTCCAAATATTAAAGAGAGAATGGCCAAAACATTGGGAATCTTTTATTCCTGATATTGTTGGTGCATCTAAAACCAATGAGAGTCTTTGTCAAAACAACATGACCATTTTAAAGCTTTTAAGTGAAGAAGTGTTTGATTTTTCATCTGGGCAAATGACTCAAACCAAAGCAAAACATTTAAAAGACACCATGTGTTCggaattttctcagattttccATCTATGTGCACAAGTATTAGAAGAATCACAAAATGCACCCCTTGTTGCTGCCACCCTCGAAACACTCCTTCGATTTTTAAACTGGATTCCATTGGGCTATATCTTTGAAACTACACTGATTCAGACTCTTGTTGGCAAATTTTTTAGTGTCCCATTGTTTCGAAATGTTACTCTTAAATGTTTAACAGAAATTGGTGGTGTTTCTTTTGATACAACAAGGGTACCTTATGTTGAAACCATTATTAATATGTTTGTAGAAACAATGACTATGCTCGAAGCAATTTTACCACCTGATACAAATGTTAAAGAAGCTTATGCTGCTGGCCAAGATGCGGAACAGAATTTTATTCAGAATCTTGCACTATTTCTCtgtacatttttaaaaaataatgggaAACTTTTGGAAGAAAGGATGTTAAATGGCCCTCTAACTAATGCTTTAGGCTACCTCACAATTATCTCAGAAGTTGAAGATATTGAGATCTTTAAGATATGTCTGGAGTATTGGAATTCCTTAGCAGCTGAACTTTATAGGGAAAATCCATACTCTGTGCCAAATCAAGTCATTTTTACATCTCGGAACATAGAACCATCAGGAAGAAGGTTATTTTATAGTCCTATATTGAGCCGAGTGCGTTTTATCATGATTAGTAGAATGGCTCGACCAGAAGAAGTTTTGGTGGTAGAAAATGAACACGGAGAAGTTGTCCGTGAATTTATGAAAGATACTGATTCAATAAATTTGTATAAGAATATGAGAGAAACCCTAGTGTATCTAACACATTTGGATTATGTTGACACAGAAAGAATTATGTCTGAGAAGCTCCAAAATCAGGTTAATGGCTCAGAATGGTCATGGAAGAATTTGAATACACTTTGTTGGGCTATTGGTAGTATTTCTGGGGCTATGCATGAAGAAGATGAAAAACGATTTTTAGTCACAGTTATAAAAGAGCTTCTTGGACTTTGCGagcaaaagaaaggaaaagataaTAAGGCTATTATTGCTTCAAATATTATGTATGTTGTAGGACAGTACCCTCGCTTCCTAAGAGCACATTGGAAGTTTTTAAAAACTGTTGTGAATAAACTGTTTGAGTTTATGCATGAGACACATGATGGTGTTCAAGATATGGCATGTGACACATTCATAAAGATTGCTCAAAAATGTCGGAAACATTTCGTAAATGTTCAAGTTGGAGAAGTGGTACCTTTTATTGAAGAAATTCTAGCTTCAATAAGTACTGTGATATGTGATCTACAGCCACAGCAAGTCCATACATTTTATGAAGCAGTTGGGTATATGATTGCTGCTCAGACTGATCAAGACATTCAGGATCAGTTGATTGAAAGATATATGCTTCTTCCGAATCAAGTATGGGATGACATTATACAACAGGCATCCCGAAATGTTGATGTCCTTAAAGACCCTGAAGCTGTAAAACAGATCGCAAATATTCTAAAAACCAATGTTAGAGCTTGCAAGGCAATTGGTCATCCATTTGTCACTCAGCTAGGTAGAATCTATCTCGACATGTTGAATGTCTACCGTGTCATGTCTGAAAATATAAGTCAAGCTATTGCCATGCGCAGTGAAATAGTTACTAGGCAACCAATTATCAAAAGCATGAGGTTGGTTAAAAAAGAAGTATTAAAGCTAATTTCTGATTGGGTATCTAAGTCTCAGGATTCAAATCTTGTACTTGAGAATTTCATTCCCCCACTTTTGGAAGCGGTCCTTGGAGATTACAGCCGGTGTCCTGTTGCAGCAGCCCGAGAACCAGGTGTCCTCAGCACAATGGCCACAATTGTAAAGGCTCTTAGTGAGCATCTCACACCTTTTAtcccaaaaatatttgatgcaGTGTTTGAGTGTACCTTAAATATGATTGACaaagattttgaagaatttcCAGAACATAGAACAAACTTTTATCTGATGCTCCAATCTATCAACGAATATTGCTTTAGTGCTTTGATTGCCCTCACTCCACAACAATTTAAGTTAGTGCTTGATAGTATAGTTTGGGCCTTTAAACACACAATGAGGAATGTAGCTGACACTGGCCTTGCTATTTTGCATCAAATGTTGTTGAACTTTGCCAATAGTCAAAATGATGTTGCACAGGCTTTCTATCAGTCCTATTTCTTAGAAATAATGGAGCATGTCTTCTCTGTAGCGTTTGATTCTTCACATGCCTCAGGTATTTCTCTTATAaactttttcttacttttaacaAGTGGGGTCAATTAAAGGGGTAAACATACCCCACCCCCCTctctataaattttaaaataacatttttcggatattttcattgaaaatgccttttttttttttttggtgttttcatttgaaaaaatgaaaaaacaacatactTTCCCCTCGTCCTagattcttttaaataaattttaccctCTTCCCCTACATTTTCTTGAAGTGATGCCACTGCAGTGGTTATAGCAAAAGAACTTTTGGTAATGATGCCAAAATGCATAGACAACGATTACAAGGGCAATTCAATAAATAACAATACAAATTGCTGCTGCTTTTAACTTCTTTAACTTCTTTGTATGATCGAAAATGTTCTTTTAAGTAGAGCCTCTTAAAACTGCCAAACCAAATGGAAGTCTGTTGGGTGATCTCAGGGCAGGAGGGTTTATTTGGAAGGGCTTATGTCCTACTTGTTGAATTTCTTCTCAATTTAGTAGCGTCACATTTCTGCATGCATTGTCATCAAGGAAAGCCACATCTTTAGTCATGAGTTCCCGACGTTTCGTTTAAATGGCAGAGcttggtttattttatttttttggggcgGGGGGTATCCCTTTATTAATGCCTGTTGATGGCCTTCTGAACTTCAAGATAGTCACAATAGGTAGGCTCGTGTAATATCCCAATAAAAACTGCCAGCATGATAAGGCCTGCCATTTGGACCAAGTGTTGTCGGTTCTTGACTTAAGGTGGGATTTCTCTACATGGCATTGCTTGCACAGATGTAGCACCGCTAATTCAAGAAACATCTCAAAAGACTGGTGTGGTGAATGACCCGTTATGTCCATCAGAGTTTCATTTGTTTGGATCAACTAAAGTTCAAAATCAAGTAcaaaaatggctttaaaatcaattagatgcattagtagtagtagttgtagtggaacaattttattgaaaataatcatttttatataatagcacAACAAAAGCTGAGCTTGCGAGGATGTGCCAATATTGAGCATGAGACCATTTAccgaaaccaacataaaaataaacaacaaaacactacaatataaaaccccaaaacaacacaatgaaaaatacagaaaaataacccactgaaaatatagttaatctgtttcgaaagcatacctaccgagcaactccacacgtaaatcatatttaaactggttaaaattattattatcctTAATATCCTTACTAAGTTTGTTCCAAAGCTGGGAAgctctataaaaaaataaaaagaagacctactagAACCAAGTCTAGGAACCTCAATATTTCCTTGCATCCAAGTATTGTGTTGGTGAACActgacctctcacaaaatatacCTGTAAAACAATCTAAAACGCCCTCATtatgatacttatatataaaaatcattttatgcCAGAGGTACACACAAGTAGAACGAGGACAGGATGAGTGTATAAATGTTCCTGgggattgttttgaaaagtagccaaagttttgaattaggtagataaataatttctgatctaTTGCGATTTATCACGTTACTTATTAAATAATCCTTGTGTATAGGGGTAAaagtttatatttgtttctttatttattttctaagattgCATGTGTTTATTTGAACAAATACAATGTTCTTGCACCGTAAAATTCCTCTTCTTACAGTTGGAAACTATAAACGCTGTTTATGAAGTTTTCTAGCAACATCTAAGCTAAAGCCAAatccttttctcaaaaaaaggATAGTCTTTCGTTCAGATATTGTTTATTTCTAGTATTGACTAAAATGGCTTTTccacaaaacaggttttttaaagaaaaataaagagccacGTTAAGTCcaagacaagcagaaataagTTCAAACTAAGCAGAAATAATTCAAGCATAGGACAAACACAAATCGCTATCAATAATAAACGATATtcaaattgaacagaaattataatgaataatgaAGTCAGACTTAAAACACaaagaaattacaacaaactGGAGAAGGGTAAACGCCCCCTTTACCTTCTAAAGACAAGAAAGTCAtttttgctttactgaaaacgatttCTATTTCCAGCAGTGTATTTTATTAGTCATAGCATCAAAATTGTGACGCAACtgtaaaaatccataaaaaaaggAACGTTCCTGGATGCAATGAAGCAAAAACTCGGTTGCTATAGGCCCAGTGTTTAGTTCAGAGAAGGGGTCATGCTACACTTGCCTAGTctgttatatatataatcaGAGAAATAATTTAATTCATGAGAAACAAGCTGAAAAAAATAGCACAAACCgacaaaataaacaatttgtGGTGTATAGCCTTTTACTACATATGATCCTATTTAGGGGGGAGGGACTACAATTGCAGTGACTGTTACATTTGAAAAGAGTATGAAATGGGGGATAAATGGTACATTATATGTTTTGAAGTCATAGCAtagcaacaaaaaaaggaaaatcaccaTAGTAACCAAGATTCCTGAAAAGAACTTATGAGATATAGATAGACAGTTTGATATATATTGTAATCTATTGAAGAAAGTCTATACAATCTGGATTTATCAGCATTATAAAAGAGAACGTTTAAAATATATtcggttttcagtaaagtgcaaatgatgTTTTGGTGTTTAGAAGGCATAGCTAGCAGGTTTACCCTACTCCTGGTTGGTAtagtttctcaaaattttgatggtaTGTCTTTGGGAGAGGGTAGCTAGATGTAGTGTGGGAGAGAGGTTGGTTGCTCTCcagtctcttttgactcttaaaaggagcACTCAAACTtgcaattttgaatttaatgggGGCCCTCCGCAGTTTCTGCCACAGCTCCTTTAATACAAAGTGATCTGGGGGGGAAATAGACAAATAATGTATAGACCTCTCTTCATTCTTCTCTCAGGCAGCGCCATTGTGTTACCTATGaccttttaaatttgaaatttcgtaATGCCAAATTGAGCAAGgcaattgttttctttttttaatgttcaacCATCAGAAGCCTGATCGGCTtgggttttgttttttataagcaAATTCTATAAAAGTAAGAATTAATaccaaaaaccaacaaaaaacgtTTTGACCgtagaatagtaaaaaaaaggggaaagaatTGAGAAAACCTATTACAGAAGAGGATGAGCCAGGTTAAACCAAAACCAGCAATTTAtcttgtttattaattttctttttctagataGATATAGTTTATAGACCCAATCAGTTTTCTCCCAAACAGCTCATATTTCCATAAAATCACTAATCTAGGCTCTACAGATTTTAGCACGGTTTTCAAGATCTTGTTTAATCTTCATTCGTTATAATTACTCTTGAGACCAAATCTAAGACAACAATACTATTATCCTTGGTGGTCCTATGGTCCGTATATTTCACTAAA
This window harbors:
- the LOC136028133 gene encoding exportin-1-like, producing the protein MAVFNAAEAARLLDFSQPLDISLLDNVINVMYTSTGEPQKLASELLTTLREHTEAWTRVDTILQYSSNQQTKYYALQILEQTIKIRWKILPRNQCEGIKKFIVSLIIKTSSDPETLERERVYLSKLNMILVQILKREWPKHWESFIPDIVGASKTNESLCQNNMTILKLLSEEVFDFSSGQMTQTKAKHLKDTMCSEFSQIFHLCAQVLEESQNAPLVAATLETLLRFLNWIPLGYIFETTLIQTLVGKFFSVPLFRNVTLKCLTEIGGVSFDTTRVPYVETIINMFVETMTMLEAILPPDTNVKEAYAAGQDAEQNFIQNLALFLCTFLKNNGKLLEERMLNGPLTNALGYLTIISEVEDIEIFKICLEYWNSLAAELYRENPYSVPNQVIFTSRNIEPSGRRLFYSPILSRVRFIMISRMARPEEVLVVENEHGEVVREFMKDTDSINLYKNMRETLVYLTHLDYVDTERIMSEKLQNQVNGSEWSWKNLNTLCWAIGSISGAMHEEDEKRFLVTVIKELLGLCEQKKGKDNKAIIASNIMYVVGQYPRFLRAHWKFLKTVVNKLFEFMHETHDGVQDMACDTFIKIAQKCRKHFVNVQVGEVVPFIEEILASISTVICDLQPQQVHTFYEAVGYMIAAQTDQDIQDQLIERYMLLPNQVWDDIIQQASRNVDVLKDPEAVKQIANILKTNVRACKAIGHPFVTQLGRIYLDMLNVYRVMSENISQAIAMRSEIVTRQPIIKSMRLVKKEVLKLISDWVSKSQDSNLVLENFIPPLLEAVLGDYSRCPVAAAREPGVLSTMATIVKALSEHLTPFIPKIFDAVFECTLNMIDKDFEEFPEHRTNFYLMLQSINEYCFSALIALTPQQFKLVLDSIVWAFKHTMRNVADTGLAILHQMLLNFANSQNDVAQAFYQSYFLEIMEHVFSVAFDSSHASGLTSHATVLAYMFSIVELGRVTVPLSPTIPTSVTGDELVQANVTFLHEFVAGRLKSVFSHLTDHQIKVTVQGMFNLDQDIPAFREHLKDFLVQIREFSGEDDSDLFLEERELALKQAQEEKKKLHTAIPGMLNPHEISEDMQD